Within the Amaranthus tricolor cultivar Red isolate AtriRed21 chromosome 15, ASM2621246v1, whole genome shotgun sequence genome, the region AGcacagaaaagaaaaagaacaatAAACAGCCATGTCCATGTCTAcccttttctctctcctctgaAAATTCTTCGCTTCTTCTCTCATCGAACATCTCGTAAATCACAACTATATTCTCGATTATTCTTCCTCGCGATCTTAAATTTGTAAGTAACTGACTATAATTGTCCTTTGTTTGTATTAATTCTTATATGTATGATCCAATTCAAGTGTGTTTTCTGCCTTTTCCTTAATATATTgcaatattaattgttttttattgcTTGTGTAATGTAATTAAGATGCATAAACTTTACATTATTAGAACGATTATCATATTTTGATCATTTCTGAGATTCGTTTGATGATGAATTTTGGATTTTTATTTACAGGTTAAAAGGGTATTGAGGAGGCAGTTTCTAGGGTTTATTgtacaattatataaataatggGGTGCCAAGGGTTTTGGGGATGTTTGCTGAAATTGTTGAATTTCTTGATGACGATTGCTGGTTTGGCAATGGTGGGATATGGAATTTACTTGTTTGTGATGTATAAGCAAGCGTCACCGGATGCCAGCCCTCCACCATTTAGTCCTGAGGAACCATTGATTCAGCTGGGTCGCCCTTTGATTATGTCTGTATCGCTATCGAACAGCTTTTTTGATAATcttccaagagcttggtatgtaGGTTCCTCATTGATTGTCTCAATCTTATTTTTGCCTGATTAGTGTCATAGGGTTGATTGTGATGCCTGTGTCAACCTAAATATTTGTTTAAGAATGAGGAATACCTTTGTATTGTTGTTAATCTGTACAATGTAATGGGAATTTTCAGCATTCCTATTATAATTGATCATATTAGACTTGTTGGTATGCTTATGGAGGATTGGGATTAAGGCGGGTAGGTTATGTTTCTATAGCCCCAATACTAACTCTAGGCAGAAGCTGTATAAGTAATTTGATTTGTCTGCATGATTTAGAGGACTAGGATtattcttagtttattttacTAGACTAATTGTAATAATGTGGCATCCAGATAATATTCATGCTTTTGGTGAGGGTTTTCGAATTGTATACTCCTTTTATCTGATcacatatatacgtatatacagAGCAAAAATCCTTCCTTAGGGTCATGGACATTTTCCAAGTCCTTGGTCTATTGTCAGGTTGAAGAAACATATCTTAAGTCCTTGGTCTTTCTGTCTGCTCACATAATTACGGAGCAGAAATCCTACCTTAGTGGCATGAACATTTGTCAAGTCTTTGGTCTATTGTCAGGTTGAATAAACATTTGTTAAGTCCTTGGTCTTTCTGTCGGCTCACATAACTACAGAGCAGAAATCCTACCTTAGTGACATGAACATTTGTCAAGTCCTTGGTCTATTGTCAAGTTgaagaaatattttaaaaaactttagaCTTGCCCTACTATTCTGATGTTCCCGGGGGCGGATCAGTTGCATTCTATATACCTAGGATACTAATATATGTGTTGGTTAAGTTGGCATGAGCTTTGATATGTGACAATATTGACTTGGGACCGGGGTTTAATCTTTAATAAGCTcattttttatattatcgatatcatttgattttgttctAGATCCTCCCTTGGATCTCCCACAAATCATTTTCTAGTGTACCCAGTGTCTCCTGTGCTGGAAATTAGGAAAGTAGTATTACGTATTATAAAGAGAGTGCATATGACGTATGTCAGTTTTTGTTGCTTACCTGCTTATAATCGTTGTGATTGATGATATTGGTTTGAAGTAAAAATGGGTATAAGTTTGTAGCTATGTCATTATCTATACTAGAAAATGTGATATATCTATTTTTAGTTGTATCTCACACCAATTGATGGATCTAGGTACTCAAGAAAAGTGAGGCACTAACATTATACATAGTAATATAGGGTTGGAGAACTATTTTCATATATGAAATGGTAAACAAAGATCTAATACTCTTCAGCTACTACACTCGACTCAAAATTCAGTCAACAATTTTATAATAGTGTTATTTGTGATGTTTGTGTCTATCTTTATCACCTATTTGTCATCGAGAAATTTGCTCAAATATCACTCAACAATGTGCTGTTTTTCCGCTACTTTTGACATAAGCATTTAGTAAAAGCTAAATTTTATTGCTGACCTTGTGCTAAAATACTAAAAAGAGGCACTCATCTCATATTAGTCCTCACTCATACTAATGGGTAGTTAGCCTTTGTGGATAAGGCCCATTAGTATGAGATGTATTTGGTTGGCCAACATTATTCAGGATGTGAGAGGACTAGGATGATTCATAGTTTTTACTAGAGTCATATTGATGCTTTTGATTATGGTCCTCTGTTGGTGTTTTCAGTGTAGAGAGGACTACGATAAGAGCATTTCCCTGGTCAAGGACATGAGTATTTTAAGTCTGTAGCCTTTGACAAGATGGAGAACCCAAGTATAATACTACAGTGTACACTCTATTTTGGTGTTTCACAATCTTTTTCAGTGTATCCGTTGCAGCTGGGATTCTAGAAAAAGGAAAGAAGTGCATATAGAAAAATGGGCTATATGTCATATATTTTTGTTTGCCTATAATCATTGTGATTGATGATACTTGTTCAGTCCAGAAGTAACTTCTGGTGAAAATTTTGCTCTGCATTGCTATATATACTAGGAAATGTGATGTATCTAGTGTCTATATTTGCTTAATCTCACTGCTTTGGATATGTTGATAAAAATATAGTTTCCATATCTACTCTTGCTGGACAGCTGGAGtttctggttaaaattgaaatctGAACGTCATACTATTACTCAATGAAAATTATTGTTTAGACTTAGGCGGATAAGCCTGTCAATATTGGAGTTATTGGGGCTGTCAAATCTGGGACAATTTTAACTCATTTACTTTATTATCATTCGTTATGTATTGTGTTTGGATAAGATATATACTACTACATTTTTTTCTATAGGTGGGTTATGGGTACGTGGGCTGTTAGTTCTCTTTGTCGACACTTGGGcatttctttattttgttttagaaGCCTTGATCTTACGGAGCATAGTTCTTGTCTGCTCATTGTTAAGGGTTACTAGTAGTTAcctttttggtttgattttataGTTAGGGTATCTTTGTGCTTCTGATTTTTGTATGGCTGTACGACAACCTACAAACCTTGTCATTGGTTTTAATAGAGAAATTTTTTAGTATTACCTCATTAAGGGGTAAAAACCCTCAAtattttcatcaatttttttcTCACAGTTATCTATCTTATGCTGAATTACAACTTGAAATAGGTTCTTTCATCATCTGCATGCTTGTGTTCCCTAAAAGAACAGCGCTTGAACTTAGAAACAGTACCTTGTAGGCTTGTactatttattgatgatttctcatgCACTTACAACACCGAGTTCTGTAATATCAGTCAATATTTTTGGTTACTGAGATATCACTCTGGAATCACCATACACGAGCCTTGATGTGCATTGTTATGTTCCTTTTATCTATTTTTGCTTATATCATTTGAATCTTATTTTGCAGGTTCATATACTTGTTTATTGGTGTCGGagcttttctttttatcatttcaTGTTTTGGTTGCATAGGCGCTTCAACAAAAAATGGTTGCTGTTTGTCTACTGTATCCTTGACATTTTAATCCAATATCCATGGAACTAGTTTTAGgatttttgtatttaattcaGTAACATAATCAGGTACTGTACATGCTGATCAATCCATTGTTGAGTCTCTGCTGATTTGGTTTTGTTTGCAGTTCTGGTCtgattaaaaattttgtttggTACGGAGGGTTAACTGGTGGAACTTTGCCCTGATAAAAAGTTGTAATTGAAATTTGTATACATAGAGGGGCAGGGGGGATGGAATAGATATCAGTAGGCACTGATGTTCAATGTGAGCACATAGGTTTCATGGACCTCTAGTGAGGTACTGCATTATGAATCAGTTTGTGCTTCTATAtagttcctttttattttattacataacCATACTGTTCTATTTGACTATTGACTATCATTCTCTTATCAACTTAACCCCATCATTCTCTATTTATTTGAAGTTACTATGAACACATTGATCAGTTCTGCCAAACTTTTATTTTGGGGTAGGCTTACAAAAACAACTCAATTCAtatcgttttttttttctaattttgatataattgtGCGAGTTTCACAGCTTTGATGGTTATATACTGCATCACATGTTTAAGATTTGGTATTTATATCAACTATCTAATTTGCCATCCTCTAATATGATTTGAGTTTGAAATACAGTTCTCCTTGACCATATACAGTATGCTGTATTCATAATTTTGTTGATCTTGTTGGAGCTTGGAGGTGCTGCCTTTATATTCTTCAACAAAGATTGGGAAGATGTACGTTTGAATGAATTGTTTCCATTCCTTATGCATTCAAAGTCCTTTCTCTAAACTTATCTAGTTCCTTGTTCTAAACTAATCTGTTGCTCAACTTTTTCAGCAAGTTCCCTCTGACAAGACTGGTAACTTCGAGATGATCTATGACTTCCTAGATGACCACTGGTCCATTGCCAAATGGGTTCTTCTTGGAATTGTTGTATTGGAGGTAAGCACTTCTATGTTCAATGTTTGAGATACTCTTTCTGGCACCTAAAAGTTTGTGGTCTGGGTTAGTTATCATTTATCACACCTGACATAAATCTTTCtgtcattttgtttttctttcaagatttacttttttttatcttcccccccccccccccccccttcccCCCCTCCAAAAACCGTAGAAACACATTGGCTCCTTGGTATAGTTGCTTTGTAGACTTTATTTCCAATAAATAGCGAGAAAGTGAGATGACCTAATGACTATTAAGAATTGTAAGCCTTCAGTTTTTCACTGGTTCAAGAGGATGCAAGAACTTAGTTCTAGAAGGTGTGCCTTAAGGTGCTTAGGTCCCATAGCCTTGACACTATGTGTAGCGCTAGCCTTTGAGTGTGAGGCTCCCATAAAAACCTGAGAAAATAACCCATAAGAAGATAATAAAGAAGATAGTATAAAATaactgaaaaaaataaatatataacatCACATGGACTTTTCCTGAGCCTAAGACCAAAAGACGCTCGCATTTAGTTGCACATGCCTTTGCCTTAGACAGTGTAAGGCGTTTTGAGAGCCTAACCCATTGCCCACCCACGTCAACTCGCCTAGGTGCGCTTTGGAAAACTTAGtgagagaaaaaagaaagaataagggTTTTGAGGTCTAAGGAGAAATGAGAAGTGTCTATTGGCTATTGCGTACTAATGTATCTTTCCCTTGTTCTTCTTATATTCCCATCGGTTTTATCATagctaacacgtaatttatgcaactttgtgttgtttgtattaCATCTAAACACACTCTTTTGGTCTTAATAATTGTTGAAATAATGTTGAATAACTTGGTTGTGTTCGTATTTGAAACAATTTGTGTGTGCAAAAATCTGCTTGCCTAGCCTATAGCTTAAAACATAAAGTTTTCGTTTAGAGTCCTGCTATGATATTTGACATTTATTCTGTGGACTTCTTTTAAGGCTTCATTCAGTGGAGTGAATTTACGGATTTAAAAATGTGAAGCCTTTAGAAATGAATGTGAATCTGGATGATGCAGTGGTAGAAGAGATGAGGATGGAATGAGAGGAATCGCAAGGCTACTCAGAAAGTCAGAATACTGTAGGTTAAATTTGGATTTTCTCAGAGCAAAGTTGTGTTGATCTAATgcataaaattttgaaaatatcgGTTCAAAAGATGTCAAcgaaaaaagaataattagtCCTGACAATAATTGGATACTTCAACTTTGTGATGGATGCCGGAATGCTGCACCATTTGACAGTAGCTAGTAGCTAATACAATGCATGTATAGTCCTACagtagtatttttattttgt harbors:
- the LOC130800730 gene encoding tobamovirus multiplication protein 2A-like, whose protein sequence is MGCQGFWGCLLKLLNFLMTIAGLAMVGYGIYLFVMYKQASPDASPPPFSPEEPLIQLGRPLIMSVSLSNSFFDNLPRAWFIYLFIGVGAFLFIISCFGCIGASTKNGCCLSTYAVFIILLILLELGGAAFIFFNKDWEDQVPSDKTGNFEMIYDFLDDHWSIAKWVLLGIVVLEAVLFLLTIIVRSMNRSADYDSDEEFINPRQSFKQPLMNRQAPVATGVPVAGTLDQRPARNDAWSARMREKYGLDTSEFTYNPAESGRYQQPAAQQTEERGRCTIM